Proteins from a single region of Humidesulfovibrio mexicanus:
- the cobN gene encoding cobaltochelatase subunit CobN, which yields MKITAIVWNSHAEILCRAAETLPWLTLRLYPAKSLEDSPERQAQAMADLRGSDAAFLYRATEPFWDDLEADLKDAGKSVPTVCLSYDPSLWGLSTARPELVQDAHRYVTFGGIQNVAAMLKALAREFGGPEFTELDVPPPAPVPWEGLWHPCMPTSGGARRHFASLPEYLAWYTDHCAGRPMADGPWVGLVLGRHYWVGETLEVEQLLISDLEEQGLRVVPIFTNTIKDDGLGNKGALGWLREVFLAPDAPRPSAVIKLVSFFLGHARSAAGNQEDAAASGVAALKELGVPVFQPVFSSSKSVEEWQNDPQGLGSEVAWSVAMPEFEGVIEPVYLGGGSKYESAATGAALERRVPVAERSLRLARRVAAYIRLAQKPVGERKVAFILHNDPCASVEATVGGAAKLDSLESVARILAAMKGHGYSVDPPATGAALIETIMGRKAISEFRWTTVDEIVQKGGALAQLPEETYLRWWAGYPQAVRQRIAAAWGDPPGREVNGVPPAMIHDGKIVITGVAYGNAAVCVQPKRGCAGSRCDGQVCKILHDPDIPPPHQYIATYRWLQDEADGFGADVLIHVGTHGNLEFLPGKGVGLSGSCLPDLCLHEVPHLYIYNADNPPEGTIAKRRSYAALVDHMTTALTHTELYEDLEELGRLLGEWEQARDADKTRAHMLEHLVRDVAEKANLLSGIKGGADMDFPRLATALHESLDLVRGTQHDDGMHIFGGAPEGERLNAFLWSILRYDADDPRSLRRSLCRMTGLDLDRLLEEPGAVDARLRASHSELLADIEAMGREACGLAFACADADAFAQGVRELVGVRLAKDAMTEELVRDLADSWRRLLDVKRRVDDSKEIDALLTGMAGGYIEPGPSGIITRGREDILPTGRNFYSLDPRRLPTRAAHMVGMRLADAIIAKHMQEEGRTPENVAMFWMCNDMMWADGEGMAQIFHLIGVRPVWKKGGHVKGFEVIPLAELGRPRVDVTIRVSGLLRDSFPEQMELVDEAIHAVACLDEADEDNFVRKHARATLEKSGETGGEAWRKSTLRLFSSKPGTYQAGVNLAVYASAWQTEADLADIFVYWNSYAYGRGVYGEQRPRQLEAALSTVDVSYNKVVSDEHDLFNCCGYYGTHGGLTAAARQLKGGEVKGYYGDTREPGRVQVRDLADEIRRVVRTRLLNPAWIEGMKRHGYKGAGDMAKRVGRVYGWEATTREVDDWIFDDIARTFVMDGENREFFRKHNPWALEEIGRRLLEAQSRGLWQADPEVLDALKESYLEMEGWLEEDMGDVTGDFQGGGVDIMRPEDVEQWQEMMRAMKEKPA from the coding sequence ATGAAAATCACCGCCATCGTCTGGAACAGCCATGCCGAGATTCTGTGCCGGGCCGCAGAAACCCTGCCCTGGCTCACCCTGCGCCTGTATCCGGCCAAGAGCCTGGAGGACAGCCCGGAGCGCCAGGCCCAGGCAATGGCCGACCTGCGCGGCTCGGACGCCGCTTTCCTGTATCGCGCCACGGAGCCGTTCTGGGACGATCTGGAGGCGGATCTGAAGGATGCGGGGAAAAGCGTGCCCACGGTCTGCCTGAGCTACGACCCCTCGCTCTGGGGCCTCTCAACGGCCCGGCCCGAGTTGGTGCAGGATGCGCACCGCTATGTGACCTTCGGCGGCATCCAGAACGTGGCGGCCATGCTCAAGGCGTTGGCTCGCGAGTTCGGCGGGCCGGAGTTTACGGAGCTGGATGTGCCCCCCCCGGCCCCGGTGCCTTGGGAAGGCCTCTGGCACCCGTGTATGCCGACCTCCGGCGGGGCGCGGCGGCACTTCGCCAGCCTGCCGGAATACCTGGCCTGGTACACTGACCACTGCGCCGGACGTCCCATGGCCGACGGCCCCTGGGTGGGGCTGGTGCTGGGGCGCCACTACTGGGTGGGCGAAACCCTGGAAGTGGAGCAGCTGCTCATCAGCGACCTGGAAGAGCAGGGCCTGCGCGTCGTCCCCATCTTCACCAACACCATCAAGGACGACGGCCTGGGCAACAAGGGCGCGCTGGGCTGGCTGCGCGAAGTGTTCCTGGCCCCGGATGCGCCCAGGCCCTCGGCCGTCATCAAGCTGGTGAGCTTCTTTTTGGGCCATGCGCGCAGCGCAGCGGGAAATCAGGAGGACGCGGCGGCAAGCGGCGTGGCGGCGCTCAAGGAGCTGGGCGTGCCGGTGTTCCAGCCCGTGTTCTCGTCCTCCAAGTCCGTGGAAGAATGGCAAAACGACCCCCAGGGCCTGGGGAGTGAGGTGGCCTGGAGCGTGGCCATGCCGGAGTTCGAAGGCGTTATCGAACCCGTCTACCTGGGCGGCGGCAGCAAGTACGAGAGCGCTGCCACCGGGGCTGCCCTGGAACGCCGCGTTCCCGTGGCCGAGCGCAGCCTGCGCCTGGCGCGGCGCGTGGCGGCCTACATCCGGCTTGCGCAAAAGCCCGTGGGCGAGCGCAAGGTGGCCTTCATCCTGCATAACGACCCCTGCGCCTCGGTGGAGGCCACGGTGGGCGGCGCGGCCAAGCTGGACAGCCTGGAGAGCGTGGCGCGCATCCTGGCGGCCATGAAGGGGCACGGCTACAGCGTGGACCCGCCCGCCACCGGCGCGGCACTCATCGAGACCATCATGGGCCGCAAGGCCATCAGCGAGTTCCGTTGGACCACGGTGGACGAAATCGTGCAGAAGGGCGGCGCCCTGGCCCAATTGCCAGAGGAGACCTACCTGCGCTGGTGGGCCGGGTACCCCCAGGCCGTGCGCCAGCGCATCGCCGCAGCCTGGGGCGACCCGCCGGGCCGCGAGGTGAACGGCGTGCCCCCGGCCATGATCCATGACGGAAAGATCGTCATCACCGGCGTGGCCTACGGCAACGCTGCGGTGTGCGTGCAGCCCAAGCGCGGCTGCGCGGGTTCGCGTTGCGACGGCCAGGTGTGCAAGATTCTCCACGACCCGGACATTCCGCCGCCGCACCAGTACATCGCCACATACAGGTGGCTGCAGGACGAGGCCGACGGCTTCGGGGCGGACGTGCTCATCCACGTGGGCACCCACGGCAACCTGGAGTTCCTGCCCGGCAAGGGCGTGGGCCTGTCCGGCTCCTGCCTGCCGGACCTCTGCCTGCACGAGGTCCCGCACCTGTACATCTACAACGCGGACAACCCTCCCGAGGGCACCATCGCCAAGCGCCGCAGCTACGCGGCCCTTGTGGACCACATGACCACGGCGCTGACGCACACCGAGCTCTACGAGGACCTGGAGGAGCTGGGCCGCCTGCTGGGCGAGTGGGAGCAGGCCAGGGACGCGGACAAGACCCGCGCCCACATGCTGGAGCACCTGGTGCGCGACGTGGCCGAGAAGGCCAACCTGCTGTCCGGCATCAAGGGTGGGGCGGACATGGACTTCCCCCGGCTGGCCACTGCCCTGCACGAGTCCCTGGACCTTGTGCGCGGAACGCAGCACGACGACGGAATGCACATCTTTGGCGGCGCGCCGGAGGGCGAGCGCCTGAACGCCTTTCTTTGGTCCATTTTGCGCTACGACGCGGACGACCCGCGCTCCCTGCGCCGCAGCCTGTGCCGCATGACGGGGCTGGACTTGGACCGGCTGCTGGAGGAGCCCGGCGCGGTGGACGCCCGGCTCAGGGCCAGCCACTCGGAGCTGCTGGCAGACATCGAGGCCATGGGCCGCGAGGCCTGCGGCCTGGCCTTTGCCTGCGCGGACGCGGACGCCTTCGCCCAGGGCGTGCGGGAGCTTGTCGGCGTGCGGCTGGCGAAGGACGCCATGACCGAGGAGCTTGTCCGCGACCTCGCCGACTCCTGGCGGCGCCTCCTGGACGTGAAGCGCCGCGTGGACGATTCGAAGGAAATCGACGCGCTGCTCACCGGCATGGCGGGGGGCTACATCGAGCCGGGGCCGTCGGGCATCATCACCAGGGGGCGCGAGGACATCCTGCCCACGGGCAGGAACTTCTACTCCCTGGACCCGCGCCGCCTGCCCACACGGGCCGCGCACATGGTGGGCATGCGTCTGGCAGACGCCATCATCGCCAAGCACATGCAGGAGGAGGGGCGCACGCCGGAGAACGTAGCCATGTTCTGGATGTGCAACGACATGATGTGGGCCGACGGCGAAGGCATGGCGCAGATTTTCCACCTCATCGGGGTGCGGCCCGTCTGGAAGAAGGGCGGCCATGTGAAGGGCTTCGAGGTCATCCCCCTGGCCGAGCTGGGACGGCCCCGAGTGGACGTGACCATCCGCGTGTCCGGCCTTCTGCGCGACAGCTTCCCCGAGCAGATGGAGCTTGTGGACGAGGCCATCCACGCCGTGGCCTGCCTGGACGAGGCCGACGAGGACAACTTCGTGCGCAAACACGCGCGGGCGACACTTGAGAAATCCGGCGAGACGGGCGGCGAGGCGTGGCGGAAGTCCACCCTGCGGCTGTTCTCCTCCAAGCCCGGCACCTACCAGGCCGGGGTCAACTTGGCGGTGTACGCCTCGGCCTGGCAGACCGAAGCCGACCTGGCGGACATCTTCGTGTACTGGAATTCCTACGCCTATGGCCGGGGGGTTTACGGCGAGCAGCGACCCCGGCAGCTGGAGGCCGCGCTGTCCACCGTGGACGTGAGCTACAACAAGGTGGTGTCGGACGAGCACGACCTGTTCAACTGCTGCGGCTACTACGGCACCCACGGCGGGCTCACGGCCGCGGCCCGGCAGCTCAAAGGCGGCGAGGTGAAGGGCTACTACGGCGACACCCGCGAGCCCGGCCGCGTGCAGGTGCGCGACCTGGCCGACGAGATACGCCGCGTGGTGCGAACCCGCCTGCTCAACCCCGCCTGGATAGAGGGCATGAAACGCCACGGCTACAAGGGCGCTGGCGACATGGCCAAACGCGTGGGCCGCGTGTACGGCTGGGAGGCCACCACCCGCGAGGTGGACGACTGGATCTTTGACGACATCGCCAGGACCTTCGTCATGGACGGGGAGAACCGCGAGTTCTTCCGCAAGCACAACCCCTGGGCGCTGGAGG
- a CDS encoding TonB-dependent receptor plug domain-containing protein, with translation MKWSAPFAALGLTLALVLPVQADESSIKQAPKADRLDEVLVTATSHESRVDMVPEAVTVITREQIDQMVAPTTIDILKDAAGVEVYNARGPLSSSSNNRVIMRGQGSVAARVLVLLNGVPQSGGQSGEFEWSFVNPRDIERIEVVRGPGSALYGSQAMGGVINIITRKPTSEKGETTLEAKYGTMNTTSLGAAHSQKYGDWGFYGSGTVGGTQGYRVAPQVSKSGGQPTNSRNMRQRNDWERGVVTYDIDPSSSLSMNLMHGHYSNRGTYDYMPDFQLFDNQREQGDLSYVKRFKGGEISAYGSVSYQSSTYDNAAASKTISGTSPAKQMDYQGGMKTHYDLGDYNTVSFGVDLKRTAYDRRNNNYATGTDAYGSSGGDSLTYGAFLQDELKLFDGRVVIVPGMRYEYTSLFDGYNELRAVGIARQDISKKILRSLTSRIGARYTATDWISFRAAYGEAFRAPTLHELYGVSNIGTSRYYGNEALKPERLKSIEGGVDITPLDDLRLSVTVYKNHATDYIDNVLTAAGPPKVYNRQNIGTVDTGGIETELEYRFLEHWRSFVNYQRCDPKLMTGAYRGQRITGTPLSTTSVGLTFNDPKLFSVSVVNRWVGKIFNDANNTTAYGKYDVLNVKLAKAFELDASKLEVSLDVSNALDVTVQETSTSEAPGRLITLGLAWLF, from the coding sequence ATGAAATGGAGCGCCCCGTTTGCCGCCCTCGGCCTGACCCTTGCTTTGGTCCTTCCTGTCCAGGCGGACGAGAGCTCGATCAAACAAGCCCCCAAGGCCGACCGCCTGGACGAGGTGCTCGTCACCGCCACCAGCCACGAGTCCAGGGTGGACATGGTTCCCGAGGCGGTGACGGTCATCACCCGCGAACAAATCGACCAGATGGTGGCCCCCACCACCATCGACATCCTGAAGGACGCCGCAGGCGTCGAGGTCTACAACGCCCGGGGACCGCTTTCGTCCAGCTCAAACAACCGCGTCATCATGCGCGGACAGGGCTCCGTTGCGGCGCGCGTCCTGGTGCTGTTGAACGGCGTGCCGCAGTCTGGCGGTCAGTCCGGGGAATTCGAATGGAGCTTCGTCAACCCGCGCGACATCGAACGCATCGAGGTGGTGCGTGGTCCCGGTTCCGCGCTGTACGGCTCGCAGGCCATGGGCGGCGTCATCAACATCATCACCAGAAAACCGACAAGCGAGAAGGGCGAGACCACGCTGGAAGCGAAGTACGGCACCATGAACACCACCTCGCTTGGGGCCGCGCATTCGCAGAAATACGGCGACTGGGGCTTCTACGGTTCCGGCACCGTCGGCGGCACCCAGGGCTACAGGGTTGCGCCACAGGTCAGCAAGTCCGGCGGCCAGCCGACGAACTCCCGCAACATGCGGCAACGCAATGACTGGGAACGTGGCGTCGTCACCTACGACATCGACCCCAGTTCCAGCCTGAGCATGAACCTCATGCACGGCCACTATAGCAATCGTGGCACCTACGACTACATGCCCGACTTCCAGCTTTTCGATAACCAGCGGGAGCAGGGCGACCTGAGCTACGTCAAGCGTTTCAAGGGCGGCGAAATCAGCGCCTACGGCTCGGTGAGCTACCAGTCCTCCACCTATGACAACGCGGCTGCCTCCAAGACCATAAGCGGCACCTCGCCGGCCAAGCAGATGGACTACCAGGGCGGAATGAAGACGCATTACGACCTTGGGGACTACAATACGGTGAGTTTCGGCGTGGACCTCAAACGCACCGCCTATGACCGCCGCAACAACAACTACGCCACCGGGACCGACGCCTACGGTTCGAGCGGTGGCGATTCCCTGACCTACGGGGCTTTCCTGCAGGATGAACTGAAGCTGTTCGACGGGCGCGTGGTCATCGTTCCCGGAATGCGCTACGAGTACACCAGCCTGTTCGACGGCTACAATGAACTGCGCGCCGTGGGCATTGCGCGGCAAGACATCTCGAAGAAGATTCTGCGCTCCCTCACCAGCCGGATTGGCGCCCGCTATACCGCGACGGACTGGATATCCTTCCGCGCCGCCTACGGCGAAGCCTTCCGCGCGCCCACGCTGCACGAACTGTACGGAGTGAGCAACATCGGCACGAGCCGGTACTACGGCAACGAGGCCTTGAAGCCGGAGCGCCTCAAATCCATCGAGGGCGGGGTGGACATCACACCGCTGGACGACCTGCGCCTGTCCGTCACGGTCTATAAGAACCACGCCACGGACTACATCGACAACGTGCTGACGGCTGCCGGCCCCCCGAAAGTCTACAACAGGCAAAACATCGGCACGGTGGACACCGGCGGCATCGAGACCGAGCTTGAATACCGTTTCCTCGAACACTGGCGCAGCTTCGTCAACTATCAGCGCTGCGATCCCAAGCTCATGACGGGCGCCTACAGGGGCCAGCGCATCACGGGCACGCCGCTGTCCACCACCTCTGTCGGCTTGACCTTCAACGACCCAAAGTTGTTCAGCGTTTCCGTGGTCAACCGCTGGGTGGGCAAGATCTTCAACGACGCCAACAACACCACGGCCTATGGCAAGTATGACGTGCTGAACGTCAAGCTGGCCAAGGCCTTTGAACTGGACGCCTCCAAGCTTGAGGTCTCTTTGGACGTATCCAACGCCCTTGACGTGACCGTACAGGAAACCTCCACCTCGGAAGCTCCGGGCAGGCTCATCACCCTGGGCCTGGCCTGGCTCTTCTAG